The Nitrospirota bacterium region CCGGGGCGGGGGATCGAAGTCCTCATCGCCGGCGCGGGCGGCGCGGCGCACCTGCCGGGCATGCTGGCGGCCAAGACCCATCTGCCGGTGATCGGCGTGCCCATGCCGACCGAAAATCTCCGCGGGCTCGATTCGCTCCTGTCCATCGTGCAAATGCCGCGCGGTATTCCGGTCGCCACGGTGGCCATCGGCGGAGCGGAGAACGCCGGGCTGCTGGCCGCGCAGATTCTGGCCGGACGGTACAAGACTATCCGGGACCGGCTGATCCGGTTCCGCGCCGAGCAGACCCGGGCGGCCATTGCCTCCTCCCCCGAAAATCAGCGCAAACAGACGAAGACCCGCAGCCGGCGCTAGCGGGAGGTGATGCGGCGCCATGGCCAGAAAGACGACGCCACCCTCACCAACCGCGATTGAACCGGGCTCGATGGTGGGGGTCCTGGGGGGCGGGCAACTGGGCGCCATGTTCGCCGTGGCTGCCCGGCGCCTGGGCTATCGAGTGGCGGTCTGGGACCAGGACGCCGATGCGCCTGCGCTGAAGATCGCCGACCTTCCGGTCAGCGCCCCCTTTACGGACCCGGCCGCCTTCGATCGGTTCGCCGGCTCCATCAGCGCCGCGACCTACGAATGGGAGAACATTCCCGTTGCGCTCGGCGAGGCATTGGAGCAACGCCTGCCCGTTAGGCCGGCCAGCAACATCCTGCGCATCCTGCAACATCGGGTCGAACAGAAACAGTTTCTCGCCAGCCACAACATCCCGGTTGCCCCCTTCAGACCGATTGCCGCGCCGGGCGATCTGCCCGCCGCTGCGGAATCCATCGGCTTTCCCTGCCTCTGTAAAACAGCCACCCATGGCTATGACGGCAAGGGCCAATGGCGGCTCGCCGGCGCGCAGGATCTTGTCTCGGTTCAAGAGCAGTTGAACAGGCAGGCCCACAGTCCTTGGGTACTCGAGCAGTTCCTGGCCTTTGAGAAGGAACTCTCCGTGCTGGTCGTGCGCGGAGCGGATGGAGATAAACGGGTTTATCCGACCGTCGAGAATGTCCACGAAGCCGGTATCCTAAGAACCACGAGGGTGCCGGCCGAGATCGATCCGAGACTCGCTCAGAAGGCAGAGGACCTGGCTGCGTCGGTCGTGGAGGCACTGGAGGGAGTGGGCGTCTTCTGCGTGGAGCTGTTTCTGATGTCCGACGGCCGCCTGTTCGTCAACGAGGTCGCGCCGCGCCCGCATAACTCGGGCCACTACACCTTGGATGCCTGCACCGTCTCCCAATTCGAGCAGCAAGTCCGTGCCGTCTGCGGGTTGCCGCTCGGCGAAGTACGCCTCTTGTGCCCGGCCGTCATGGTCAACCTCATCGGCTCGGACTTCACCAAGGTGAGCGCCGGCGAAGGACTGGCGAATCTCCTTCGCCGACCCGGCGCCATGCTGCATCTGTATGGCAAGAAGTCCGTCCGCCCCGGCCGCAAAATGGGCCACGTCACATTTTTGGCTGAGAAAGCCGCCGTCGCGTGGGAATCAGCCTGTGCCCTGAAACAGATGCTCGGCTGATCAAAGAGTAGGAAGGGATGGCATGGCGCTCGCTTCCGCGCCTCTCGGAGCGACCCTTCTGGCCTTTGCCAGGAGGAAGCCTTCGGAAATTCCCTCGCGGACTCGGTCAGTTTCCGTTTTCCTTCCCAGCAAAGGCTCAGTGGGTGCCCCGCTCCTTCGGCGAAGTCAGCTCGCAGCCACGCCAATCCCTTTTGTAAAAGTGAACGGTGACAGACCGCTTGAAAGTCTGTCACCGTTCACGCTTCGCCATGTTCAGCGGGCTATGCCACCAGTGATTACCTTACAACCGTGATGTCCCTGTTCTTCTCTCTATGGGCGGGTAGTTATCCCGATTCAGCTTATTGCTCATGTTGTCGTTTGATCTGCAATGCGTCTAAGAGCATGTCCCGATCGAGGAAGTGAATCAATCCGGACTCCGGGTTTCCTCGCAGCACCATCCCACAGAGGATTGGTCTTGGCCGTTGCATGGGTAGCTCAACCCAGGCGAAGACAGGAGCTCCACTCAACCCACTGAATGTTTTTAGTGAGAGGTTGTCGAGGACAGAAAGAAGGTGGAGGTACGGCGGCCTGGATAGGCCGCGGTAGTGCCCGAGCAAAATCATGCGGTCTGCACGAAACTCTTGAGTTTCATAATTGAAGATTGACCGTTCTTCAGGATAGCCAAGGACAAAGAACTGTGCTTCACTCGCGTATCTCTTCCACTCACCGCAAGAGAGAGCAAGGTCAATCAGTCTTGCTCTCGCAACCTCTGGGTGAGTTATCCGATTTGTGTCAATTGCTATTACAGCAAGATCCACAAAATCATCGTCTTCGAGTGATCGAGGGACGTAAAACACATCCTTCAGCGGAATGAGTTGATGAGAAATGTCAGAAGGAAATATGCAAATTGGCACGAGATTATCGGGTTGGAGCGCATGGCGCGCAGTTATTACATAGGGCTTGCCTTCGTAGCCGACCAAAAAAACAGTACCGCGTGTAGAAGAGTAGGGCGCGTATTCAACGCCCGTTTCGAAGATTAGCGGTTGAATGGAGGGAGCGAGGCGATCTATAGCATGCTGAGGAATTGGCATAATCGCTATAGAGCCCAAAAATATTTAGAGGAAGAGAAACGGGGAGAGTCAACGTTCATATGGTAACCATATTGCCATAACCCGTTGAGCTTGGCGAAGCGTTGAACGGGGACCGGTCTACAAGCGACCGGTCCCCGTTCCACTTTATAAATTAGGCGGCGGCGACGTGGTTGGCTCGCGACTGCGCGCGTCCAACGAGGGCCTTCTGAGGCCGCGCGTTGCGCGAGCACGGCGAGCCAACCAGGAAGCCAGTGCCCCACGCTTGCTCGGAGAGCCCGGATGGGTCGCTCCGAGAGGTGCGGACGCGAGCGGGCGTCCTACCCCGCTCTTTTCGGTCTTTGCCCGAGACATTCACCATTCCGAACTGCGCCAGCCCTGGTGTTGGCCGCTAAGCCTCTGACGCCTCGTGCGGCGCCTTCGAATTCCTCCATGGACCTCCGGCCTGCCTTGCCTTATGATGGCGGTCGTTGCGTGCGCGCCGTCGTTTGAACAGAGGGCATCCGTGGGCGATCGTTTCGGAAGCATGACCGTGGCTCTCTTCTGTTCGTGCGTGCTGGCCGCCTGTGCCGGCGGCCAGGCAGAGCTCCCTCCTCCTGTGATGGAAGCTCCCTCGATCGCAGAGGCCCAGAAGCGCGCAGAGCTCCAGAAGCGCCGTGCGATGGCCGAGGAGGAGCGCCGCGCCGCCGACCAGGAGCTGGCGCGGCGGGCCAGGGAAGCCTATGGGAGAGATATTCCGGACTATGCCCTTGTGCGGGTCATGTACGCGACGGATCGACGAGCGAGTCCCAGTGAGGATGCCGGCGAGTTCTACGGGAGCGACCGAGGGCTGCCGCAGTTGGGGCTCTGCACGGTTGGTGTTGCCCGCGATCACCGCATCGGAACGCTCGACGTGCACACCCTGGTGAGACCGAAGCCGGCCCGCGACTTCTACGAGCATGTACAGGACCGGCTGGCGGACGCCGACTCACGAGAGCTCTTGGTCTTTGTGCACGGGTACAACAGCACGTTCGACGACGCGGTGCGCAGGACCGCCCAGCTTGCCTACGACCTGGGTTTTCCCGGCGTGCCGATCGCCTATAGCTGGCCTTCGCAGGGCAGTCTCGGGAGCTATCTGGTCGACGAGACCAATGTGGAATGGGCCGCGCCTCACCTGCAGGCATTCCTCCTGCAATTAGCCGCCAAGTCCGGCGCGCAGACGGTCTACTTGATCGCCCACAGCATGGGGACGAGGGCGCTCCTGGCGGCGCTCCACCGCGTCGCCCAGAACCAACAAGGAGAGACTCTGCCGCGGTTCAAGGAGTTGGTGCTCCTGGCGCCGGATATGGATGCGGACGTGTTTGCCAACCAAGTGCAGGGGATTGCAAGGGTCGTGGAGCGGGTGACGCTGTATGCGTCGGCCAAAGATAAGGCCCTCGTCTGGTCCAAAACCGCCCATGGCTATCCTCGGGCGGGGGATGCCAAGCCGTCGCCCCTGGTCATGGAGGGCGTGGATACGATCGATGCCTCGTCGGCGGACACCAGCTTCACCGGTCACTCCTATTACGCGGACAGCCGGTCGGTGCTGTTCGATCTCTTCGCCCTGCTGCGATACGGCAAACCGCCGGGCGAGCGTTTCGGGTTGTCGGTGCGAGAGCAGGGCGGGCTCAAATATTGGGAGATCAGGCCCTGAGACAGAACGATGGATCAGGGCCGGTGCTCACCACTCGGACCTGCGCCAGGCTTGATGCCTGGCCGGGGCGAAGAAACGGACCTCGGGGCGTTTGAACAGTCCGATCAGGGCCATGCCCGCCACAAAGCCGCCGACGTGAGCAAAGAAAGCCACCCCGCCTCCTTTGCTGCCCAGACTCATCCCGCCGCTGAGAATCTGCATCACAAACCAGAACCCCAGCACGAACCCGGCCGGCACATACATCATCCTGGTGAACATGCCCAGCGGAATCAGCACCAGCACCTGCGCGCGCGGGAAGAGCAGCAGATAGGCGCCGAGCACGCCTGAGATGGCGCCGCTGGCGCCGACCATCGGCACGGTCGAGGCGGGATCGGTCAGGGCATGGCTGAGCGCGGCCAGGATGCCGCAGGTCACGTAGAAGACGATGAACTTGACGTGTCCCATCACGTCTTCGATGTTGTTGCCGAAGATCCAGAGGTAGAGCATGTTGCCGATCAGGTGCATCCAGCCTCCGTGGAGGAACATGCTGGTGAGGAGGGTGAGGTAGGCGGGAAATCCTGCCGCCTCGGGCGGCAAGGCCTTCAGTCCGGCCGGGTGGCCCAGGACGACGGCGGGGATGGCGCCGTACTGGAAGATGAACGCCTCTCCGATCTGTTCAGGGAGCGAGACTTCGTAGAAAAATGCGAGTGCGCAGGCCACGATGAGCGCGATCGTGACGATCGGCGTGAGTTCGGTCGGGTTATCGTCGTGCAGCGGAATCATGGCTTATGTGAATCGTGAAAGGTGAACGGTCAACAGTAAGAATTTGGGGCAAGAGCGCGACGGCTGATCAGAACGGCAGCCGTTAACTTTTCACCGTTGACGTTTCACCGGCGCTTTGCGCGAGCGGCGCG contains the following coding sequences:
- the purE gene encoding 5-(carboxyamino)imidazole ribonucleotide mutase — protein: MAKRRQQPRRHARPLVGVVGGSKTDLPILEKAVEVLTHLGVPNELRVVSAHRTPDRLFAYAEQAPGRGIEVLIAGAGGAAHLPGMLAAKTHLPVIGVPMPTENLRGLDSLLSIVQMPRGIPVATVAIGGAENAGLLAAQILAGRYKTIRDRLIRFRAEQTRAAIASSPENQRKQTKTRSRR
- a CDS encoding 5-(carboxyamino)imidazole ribonucleotide synthase, giving the protein MARKTTPPSPTAIEPGSMVGVLGGGQLGAMFAVAARRLGYRVAVWDQDADAPALKIADLPVSAPFTDPAAFDRFAGSISAATYEWENIPVALGEALEQRLPVRPASNILRILQHRVEQKQFLASHNIPVAPFRPIAAPGDLPAAAESIGFPCLCKTATHGYDGKGQWRLAGAQDLVSVQEQLNRQAHSPWVLEQFLAFEKELSVLVVRGADGDKRVYPTVENVHEAGILRTTRVPAEIDPRLAQKAEDLAASVVEALEGVGVFCVELFLMSDGRLFVNEVAPRPHNSGHYTLDACTVSQFEQQVRAVCGLPLGEVRLLCPAVMVNLIGSDFTKVSAGEGLANLLRRPGAMLHLYGKKSVRPGRKMGHVTFLAEKAAVAWESACALKQMLG
- a CDS encoding alpha/beta fold hydrolase, producing MMAVVACAPSFEQRASVGDRFGSMTVALFCSCVLAACAGGQAELPPPVMEAPSIAEAQKRAELQKRRAMAEEERRAADQELARRAREAYGRDIPDYALVRVMYATDRRASPSEDAGEFYGSDRGLPQLGLCTVGVARDHRIGTLDVHTLVRPKPARDFYEHVQDRLADADSRELLVFVHGYNSTFDDAVRRTAQLAYDLGFPGVPIAYSWPSQGSLGSYLVDETNVEWAAPHLQAFLLQLAAKSGAQTVYLIAHSMGTRALLAALHRVAQNQQGETLPRFKELVLLAPDMDADVFANQVQGIARVVERVTLYASAKDKALVWSKTAHGYPRAGDAKPSPLVMEGVDTIDASSADTSFTGHSYYADSRSVLFDLFALLRYGKPPGERFGLSVREQGGLKYWEIRP
- a CDS encoding rhomboid family intramembrane serine protease, with the protein product MIPLHDDNPTELTPIVTIALIVACALAFFYEVSLPEQIGEAFIFQYGAIPAVVLGHPAGLKALPPEAAGFPAYLTLLTSMFLHGGWMHLIGNMLYLWIFGNNIEDVMGHVKFIVFYVTCGILAALSHALTDPASTVPMVGASGAISGVLGAYLLLFPRAQVLVLIPLGMFTRMMYVPAGFVLGFWFVMQILSGGMSLGSKGGGVAFFAHVGGFVAGMALIGLFKRPEVRFFAPARHQAWRRSEW